Proteins from one Sphaeramia orbicularis chromosome 17, fSphaOr1.1, whole genome shotgun sequence genomic window:
- the apoda.1 gene encoding apolipoprotein Da, duplicate 1 — translation MRQSHSTGKLWQSATSLIHIVAFDQGSVHVSVQAGHKGNEGCNTMKSSLALMVFILPFICAQVPHWGPCPEPAVQPAFNLKQFMGRWFEIAKLPAQFEKGRCIETNFTLKTDKSIRVVSSEILKGELRKIEGTGVTEDLKNPAKLGISYSYVLPYSPYWILATDYVNSALVYSCTDVLRLFHVDFAWILGRTRTLPDSTIDRAKEIFANNNIDVTRMIASKQLGCDKTL, via the exons GTAGCATTTGACCAAGGGAGTGTACACGTATCTGTACAAGCAGGCCACAAAG GTAACGAAGGCTGTAACACCATGAAGTCATCTCTAGCTTTGATGGTGTTTATCCTCCCCTTCATATGTGCTCAGGTTCCCCACTGGGGACCTTGTCCTGAACCGGCTGTTCAGCCTGCGTTCAACCTTAAACAG TTCATGGGGAGATGGTTTGAAATTGCCAAACTGCCGGCTCAGTTTGAGAAAGGACGCTGCATCGAAACCAATTTCACTTTGAAGACAGACAAGTCCATTCGAGTGGTCAGCTCTGAAATACT AAAAGGAGAGCTGAGGAAAATTGAAGGAACTGGAGTCACTGAGGATCTGAAGAATCCCGCCAAACTGGGAATAAGTTACTCCTACG TCCTGCCCTATTCCCCTTACTGGATCCTGGCCACTGACTACGTAAACTCGGCCCTGGTGTATTCCTGCACAGACGTTCTGAGGCTCTTCCATGTTGACTTTGCCTGGATCCTGGGCAGGACACGAACCCTGCCAGACTCCACCATTGACAGAGCCAAGGAGATCTTTGCCAACAACAACATAGATGTGACCAGGATGATTGCCAGCAAGCAGCTAGGCTGTGACAAAACCCTCTGA
- the LOC115437723 gene encoding COP9 signalosome complex subunit 9 — protein MPLKDQSNSSTMKPAVDEMFPEGAGPYVDLDEAGGSTGLLMDLAANEKAVHADFFNDFEDLFDDDDIL, from the exons ATGCCTCTAAAAGATCAGTCAAACTCATCTACCATGAAACCAGCAGTGGATGAGATGTTTCCTGAAGGAGCTGGTCCTTACGTCGACCTGGATGAG GCTGGGGGAAGCACAGGACTGCTGATGGACTTGGCTGCGAATGAAAAGGCAGTTCATGCAGACTTTTTCAATG ATTTTGAAGACCTGTTTGATGACGATGACATACTGTGA